ATCGTCGTGGCGATCGTGTACCGCAGCGTGTCTGCGAGCAAAGCGCCGGACAGCGGGGCGATTCGGGCGATCGGGAGGGACTTGAAGCGGTCGAACACGCCCTTGTCCATGTCCTCACGCAGCTGGACGCCTGTGACGACCGAGGTGGTGATCACCGTCTGTACGAGGATTCCGGGAATGAGTTGGGGAAGGTACGCCTCGACGCTTCCTGCTAGAGCCCCGCCGAACAGGTAGGCGAACATGACGGTGAAGATGATCGGCTGCAGCGTCACGTCGAACAGCTGCTCGGGCGTCCGCTTGATCTTCAGCAGACCGCGCCGCGCCATGGTGAGCGTGTTCGCGAGCGTCTGGCTGATGCTGACGTGGTTCTTGAGCCGTCGCTCGGACGGCGGGGTGATGGTGGCGATGGCGCTCATGCCCGGACTCCTTCCACAGTCTCGGCCTTCTCTTCTTCTGTGGACTTCTCGTCCGCCGTTTCCTCTTCGACGCCGTGGCCGGTGAGGGTGAGGAACACCTCGTCGAGCGTGGGTTTCTGCACGGACATCTCCTGCAGGTGGATGCCGGCTTCGCGGAACGTGATGAACAGGTCGGTCACGACATCCGGGTCGCGCATCGGGGCCGTGAGGCGCGAGCCTTCCGGCGAGACCACCGCATCCACGCCGAGCACCGTCTGGATGGCGCGGCGCGCGTCCTCGATGTCGGCCGGGTCGGCCAGTCGCAGCTGCAGCGACGATTCGCCGACCGAAGCCTTGAGCTCGTCGGCGGTGCCCTCGGCGACGACGCGACCGCGGTCGATGACCGCGATGCGGTCGGCGAGCTGGTCGGCCTCGTCGAGGTATTGCGTCGTCAGCAGCACCGTGGAGCCGGTGGCGACCAGGCGGCGGATGGTGTCCCACATCTGGGAACGCGTCCGCGGGTCGAGGCCGGTGGTGGGCTCGTCGAGGAAGATCAGCGGCGGCTGCGCGATGAGGCTGGCGGCCAGGTCGAGGCGGCGGCGCATGCCGCCGGAGAACTTTTTAAGCGGGCGCCTGGCCGCATCCGTGAGCCCGAACTCCTCGAGCAGCTCCGCGGTCTTCCGCTTCGCCTCGCGGCCGCCGAGGCCGAGCAGGCGCGAGAAGATCATGAGGTTCTCGTTGGCGGACAGCGTCTCGTCGACGGAGGCGAATTGGGCTGTGACGCCGATCAGCTGGCGGACGACCTGCTGCTCCTTGCGCACGTCGTGGCCGAAGATGAGGGCCTCGCCGGCGTCCGGCTTGAGCAGGGTGGCGAGCATGGAGATGGTGGTGGTCTTGCCGGCCCCGTTGGGGCCGAGGACGCCGTAGACGGCGCCGGCGCGGACGGTGAGGTCGACGCCGTCGACCGCACGGTTGTCGCCGAAGGTCTTGACGAGCCCGTGGGCTTCGACCGCCCATTCGGAGCTGCGAGTCATGATGGTCCTTTCCTGGTGGAAACGGTGATGTTCCGAGCGTGCCGGGGCGCGCTTACATCGCACTTACGTCGCGCTTACAGCGGCCGGGAGCCGGTGTAAGCGCATGTGAGCGGGCGTAAGCGGGTGGATGCGGCGGTGCGGCCCGGCGGTCGCTCAGGCCGTACGGTCAGGCCGCGTGCCGGGCGGACGCCAGCACGGCCGGCCGGTCGACACCGGCGATGGTGAGTGCGCGGGGGAGCGTTCCGAGCTCGAGTCCCATCAGCGCGGTCAGCAGGTCGAGCTCGGTCGTGCGCTGGCGGTGGTTGGCTGTGCCGACGCGGTGCGCCCGCGTGAGCGCCTCCTTGAAGGACGCCCCCCAGCGCGGCCGCGCCACGCGGGTCGCGGCCGTCAGTCGCTCGGCGGGAGCGGGAGTGACGCCGGCGACGCGCAGGCTGGCCGCGCGTTCGCCGTCGAGGGCGGCCCCGAGTCCGTCCGGGTCGAGTCCGGCGCCCGCGAGCGCCGAGCGGATGGGTGCGCTGCCTTCCCGGGACAGCGCGAGCAGCACATGCTCGGCCTCGACCAGAGTCGAGTTGCGGAGCTGGGCCTCGGTGATGGACCGGACGACGAGTGCGCGCAGCGCGCGCGACAGCGGCTGGCCGGGCACGTTCGCCGTGCCGTTGTGGTGGATGTCAGACATTGCGTCTCCTCAGTTCGATCCCGGCGGCGGCCACGCGGCGCAGGTGCTTCTTGTGGACCGCCTGCCGGGTGATTCCGAGCGCGTCGGCGATCTGCGTCCAGGTCCACCCCTCGCGGAGCGCGCGCTCGACCTCGGCGTCTTCGAGCCGGTCGGCGAGTTCGCGGAGCGCGACGACGGCAGCGAGACCGTCGGCGACGCCTCCGACCGGGTCCGGGAACGGTGTGGGGTTCATGCAAGCAACTATAGTTGCTTAATTAGACTTGTCAACCGAAGTTGCTAAGTGGTCGGCACCCTACCGCGCACATCGGAGAGCAGCGCGAGCCCGCGGGTCACCGCGTCCTCCGGGGCGAGCGTCGCGACCTCCGCGAGGGCGGCATCCAGCCGGTCCCGGCCCCAGGCTTCGGCGATGCGTGCCGCGAGCGCGTCGCGGTGCAGGCTCGCGACGTCCTGGCGGGCGTTCGCGCGCCCGGCGAGAGCGAACAGCGACAAGCCGGATGCGACCCAGCCGTCGCGGTGGCGCTCCGCGGCCGTGCGCGGGTCGAGCATCCACGCCGCATAGCCCACCAGGCCGGAACCGATCACGGGCCGGTCGACGTAGGGCGGGTTGATCCGTGCGTTCACGAGCGTGCGCATGCGCAGCGCAGCGGCTGCCGCATCCGTCTCGGCCCAGTCGACGATCTCGGGACTCTCGGCATGCACCCGCAGCCGCGCGACCAGTGCCGCGGCACCGAGCATCGTCAGCCACGGATTGAGCGCGGCGCCCCGAGAGATCGGTGCGTCCTGGAAAGCGGCGAGCGCCTGGCCGTAGAGCCGGACGGCCTCGGCGTGGTCGCCCTCGGCCAGGGCGATCTCCGCCATCCCGGCGTACCCGATCGCGTAGTAGTCGGCGTAGTCGAAGCCGGTCCGGTCGACCTCCACCGACAGGTACCGCTCCCGCAGCCGTCGGCCGCGGGCGGTGTCGCCGCTCGAGATCGCATTGATGGCGATGAGCCAGTCGAGCTGCCGGAGGTCGCCGTCCGCCTGCAGCAGGGCCATCTGGTCGTAGGCCCGCTGCGCCCACTCCAGGGCCTCGTCGGGATGCGCGAGCTGGCTGTGCGACTGGGCCAGCGACTGCGCCGACGACGCCAGCGACCATGCGTCGCCTGCGGCCTGCGCGTTGGTCCATGCCTTCGTGCCCGCCGCGAGCGCAGCGTCCAGGTCGCCCGCGTTCTCGCGCATCTGCGCGGTCAGCAGGTTGCCCATCGCGGCACGCTCCGGGTCGCTCGACGCCGCGTACTCGCCCAGCAGTGCGAAGCCCTCCTCCGCGCGTCCCGCGTGCAGCACGAGGGCGGCGAGCGCGTCCAGTCGCGGGTCCGCGAACGGCTCGGTGCGGCGCATTCGGCGCAGGCGGGAGATCGCCCGGGCGGAGGTGCGCAGGTCGACGAAGAGGAAGGTGCCGCCGATGACGGTGTAGCAGGCGGCGACGGCCTCGCGCAGCTCGCCCGTGGGCTCCCAGCCCTTCAGCGCCTCCATCATCGGAGCGCCGAAGCCGAGCACCTCGGAGTGGGCACTGCGCAGCGACCAGTAGTAGGAGAGGGCGGCGAACACGACGGCCGCGGTGTCGGTCCGCCCGTCGTCGAGGGCCGAGCGCAGCACCGCCACGAGGTTGTCCTGCTCGGCGGTCACCCGCTGGAAGGTCGGCACCTGCTCGCGCCCGTGCATGGTCGTCAAGGCGTCGCGGCTGAACGAGACCGCCCAGGCGTCCATCCCGGCCACGACATCGTCCTGCTCGCCGGCGGCCACGAGCTCGCGGTCGCCGAACTCGCGAACGGTCTCCAGCATCCGGTAGCGCAGCAGCCCGGTGGTGCGGTCCTCTGTCACGGCCACCAGCGACTGCGCGACCAGCGCATCCAGATCGTCCAGCACGGAGGGTGCGCCGCTGCCGGCGACCGCCTCGGCCGCGTCTGCGCTGAAGCCGTCCGGGAAGTGCGACAGCCTTCGCAGCAGCGCCTGCTCGGAGGTGCCGAGGAGGTTCCAGCTCCACTCGATCACCGCGAGCAGGGTGCGGTGGCGCTCGGGTGCGGTCCGCTCGCCGCCGGTGAGCAGGACGAAGCGGTTGCCGAGCCGGCGCTCGATCTCGTCCACCGAGAGGGAGCGGGTGCGCGCCGCGGCGAGCTCGATCGCGAGGGGGACGCCGTCCAGCCGGTCGCACAGGCGGGCGACGACCTCGAGGGGCAGCACGGCGCCGGGACGCGCGGCACGGGCGCGTTCGACGAACAGTGCCACCGCCGGCCCGTACTGCGCATCGCTCAGACGCCCCGCCTCCCCGTCGGTGCTCTTCAGCGAGTCGAGCGGGTAGACGCGCTCGGCGCCGATCGCCAGGGGCGCGCGGCTCGTCGCCAGCACGCGGACGTTCGTGGTGGAGTCGAGGATGTCCTGCACGAAGGCGGCCGCAGCATCCACGATGTGCTCGCAGTTGTCGACGATCAGCAGGGTCTCCCGCTCGGACAGCAGGCCCAGGATGCGCGAGCGCAGGTCGAGCTGCGCACCCGGATCGGTCGGGCGCGCGGCCCGCGCCTCGCGGATGCCGAGCGTGGAGGCGAAGGCGAGCTCCACATCCTCGCCGCTGCGGACGCTCGCCAGCTCGACCACGATGACGGCGGGCGTGTGCAACGCGCGGTTGCCGACCTCCTGGGCGAGCCGAGTCTTGCCCAGGCCGCCTGCGCCGAGGATGGTCGTCAGCCGCGAGGTGGCCACGAGGTCCTCCACGGCCTGCAGGTCGTACTCGCGGCCCACCAGCGCGTTGGGCGCCGAGCGCAGGCCGACGCGGACACGCCGCGGCGCGCTGGGCCGCTCCTGCTCGTCGGAGGCCAGCAGCTCGGCGTTCAGCGCCACCAGCTCCGGCCCCGGGCGCGTGCCCAGCCGGTCCAGCAGCGCTTCCTTGAACTCGGCGAAGGCGAGCAGCGCATCGCTGCGGCGACCGGCGTCCGCGAGGCTGCGCAGCTGCTCCCGCCGGACGGTCTCGTCGAGCGGGCGGCGCTCGAGCAGCGGCTGCAGGTCGCTCAGCGCGTCGGCGGGGTGGCCGCCCGCCCGCCGGGCCCGGGCTCGCGCGAGGAGCAGATCGTCGTAGAGCGCGGCCGCGGTGCGATTGAGCGCATCGGCGAGCGGCGTGCCGCCCAGCTCGGCGCCCGGTTCGCCGCGCCACAGCGCAAGACCGGCGGACGCCTCGGTTTCTGCGGCAACGGCGTCGCCCGAGCGGAGCGCGGCAGCGGCCCGTTCGAGCGCCCGACGGGCGAGACCGAGGTCGGTCTGCTCGGGAGGGACGGCCAGCGTGTACCCGCTCGGCGTCGACTCCAGCAGCCCGTCGGCGCTGGTGGTCCGCACGCGCGACACGAGCGTCTGCAGGGCCGCGCGTTCCTGGCGGGGCGGTGCGTCGTCCCACAGGTCCTCCACGAGGGAGGGGACCGTCGCGACCCCGCGGGCCAGCACCAGCGCCACGATCAGGCTCTTCCCCAGGGCACCGGCCGGCTCGGTCAGCGCGCCGGCGCGGTCCTCCACCAGCACGGGGCCGAGCACGGCGACGCGGGGTGGCGGAGGGGCGGACTGCACGGGCCGATCTTAGCCAGTGCCGCTGACGCCGGGAGGATGCTCACAGCAGCGAACCGGCGCGAACCGGCGCGAACGAGGGCGACCGTATCCCATCCCGTGCCGACTCCGTGCCGCGTAGGCTCAGCCCATGGCGTTCGACTGGTCGCAGTTCTACGAGGAGCAAGGCGGACGCGGCGTGCGGCCGACCTTCCAGAGCGCCCTGGAGGCGTGGGACGGGCCGCCCGGGGCGGCGATCGACCTCGGCTGCGGCGACGGGGTGGAGACGCGGAACCTCGCCGAGAACGGCTGGCGGGTGCTGGCGGTGGATTCCGACGCCGGCGTGGAGGAGCGGGTGCGCGCCGGCCTGTCGCCCGACGCCTCGCAGCGCGTCACCGTGCGGCGCTCGTCGTTCGAGAAGCTGGGGGAGCTGCCCGCGGCCGATCTCGTCTATGCCGGATTCGCGCTGCCGTTCTGCGACGAGTCGCACTTCCCGTACCTGTGGGCGGACATCCGCGAAGCCCTTCCGCCGGGCGGCCTCTTCGCCGGGGAGCTGTTCGGGCCGCACGACCAGTGGGCCGGCCGTCCGGGGATGAGCTTCCACAGCCGCGCCCAGGTGGAGGGGATGCTCACCGGCATGGAGGTCGTCCAGCTGGTCGAGGACGACCGGCGCGGGATGTCTTTCGAGGGACCGAAGCACTGGCACGTGTTCCACATCGTCGCCCGCGCGTAGCGGTGCGGTGCGCCGGGCCGGGGCCGCCGGGCTCCGCGTCAGCGGAGGGTCTTGCGCGCCGTGATCTGCCCGGTGTCGAAGCCGAGGAGGTGCAGGCCGCCGTGGAACCGCGCGTGCTCGATCTTGACGCAGCGATCCATGACGACGGTGAGACCCTTCGACTCGCCGTACTCGGCGGCCTCCTGGTTCCAGATGCCCAGCTGCACCCACACGGTGGGCGCGCCGACCGCCAGCGCCTCGTCGATGACGGCGGGGATGTCGCTCGGCTTGCGGAACACGTCGACGATGTCCGGGACCTCCGGCAGCGAAGCCAGGTCGGGGTAGGCCTTCTCGCCCAGGATCGTGTCGGCGTTCGGGTTCACGAAGTACACGCGGTAGTCGCTGGACTGCTGCAGGTAGGTGCCCACGAAGTACGACGATCGTGCCGGGTTCGCCGACGCGCCCACGATCGCGATCGACTTCGCCCCGCGCAGGATCTTCAGGCGCTCCTTCGCATCCGGCCCCACCCACGTGCGCTGCGTCTTCAGCAGCTTCGCGAGCGGGGAGTCCGACGGCAGGGCGCAGCTCAGCCCGTTCGCGAGCTGGACCTGCGTGGTGTCGTCGGTGGTCGCGGTGGTCATGCTGCGTTCGCCTCCTCGACGGCGATCGTGAGTGCCTGATCCAGATCGTAGATGATGTCGTCGACGTCCTCGATGCCGACGCTGATGCGCACGACGCCGGGAAGCACGCCCGCGTCGAGGAGCTGCTGCTCGCTCAGCTGGGCATGGGTGGTGGAGGCGGGATGGATCACCAGCGTCTTCGCATCGCCGATGTTGGCGAGATGGCTGGCGAGGTTCACCGACTCGATGAACGTCTGGCCGACCGCGCGGCCGCCCTTCACCACGAAGCTGAAGACGCTGCCCGGGCCCTTCGGCAGGTACTTCAGCGCCCGGTCGTGGTGCGGATGCTCGGGAAGCCCGGCCCAGAACACCTTCTCGATGCGGGGGTCCGCGTCGAGCCACTCCGCCACCGCGCGCGCATTGTCGACGTGCGCCTGGATGCGGTACGGCAGGGTCTCGACGCCCTGCGCGAGCAGGAAGGCGGAGTGCGGGGCGAGCGACGGGCCGATGTCGCGCAGCTGCTCGGCGCGCAGCCGGGTGAGGAAGGCGTACTCGCCAAAGTTGCCCGACCACTGCAGGCCGCCGTACGAGGGGACCGGCTCGCCGAAGAGCGGGAACTTCGAGGTGTGCCAGTCGAAGCGTCCGCTCTCGACCACCACGCCGCCGAGGGTGGTGCCGTGGCCGCCGAGGAACTTGGTGGCCGAGTGGATGACGATGTCGGCTCCCCACTCGAACGGCCGGTTGAGGTAGGGGGTCGCGAT
This region of Leifsonia sp. fls2-241-R2A-40a genomic DNA includes:
- a CDS encoding Clp protease N-terminal domain-containing protein — protein: MSDIHHNGTANVPGQPLSRALRALVVRSITEAQLRNSTLVEAEHVLLALSREGSAPIRSALAGAGLDPDGLGAALDGERAASLRVAGVTPAPAERLTAATRVARPRWGASFKEALTRAHRVGTANHRQRTTELDLLTALMGLELGTLPRALTIAGVDRPAVLASARHAA
- a CDS encoding ATP-binding cassette domain-containing protein; translated protein: MTRSSEWAVEAHGLVKTFGDNRAVDGVDLTVRAGAVYGVLGPNGAGKTTTISMLATLLKPDAGEALIFGHDVRKEQQVVRQLIGVTAQFASVDETLSANENLMIFSRLLGLGGREAKRKTAELLEEFGLTDAARRPLKKFSGGMRRRLDLAASLIAQPPLIFLDEPTTGLDPRTRSQMWDTIRRLVATGSTVLLTTQYLDEADQLADRIAVIDRGRVVAEGTADELKASVGESSLQLRLADPADIEDARRAIQTVLGVDAVVSPEGSRLTAPMRDPDVVTDLFITFREAGIHLQEMSVQKPTLDEVFLTLTGHGVEEETADEKSTEEEKAETVEGVRA
- a CDS encoding helix-turn-helix domain-containing protein, with protein sequence MNPTPFPDPVGGVADGLAAVVALRELADRLEDAEVERALREGWTWTQIADALGITRQAVHKKHLRRVAAAGIELRRRNV
- a CDS encoding O-acetylhomoserine aminocarboxypropyltransferase/cysteine synthase family protein, whose protein sequence is MADREYGFRTRAIHAGNIPDPVTGARALPIYQTSAFVFDDTADAAARFALQKYGNIYSRLANPTVASFEERVASLEGGLGAVATASGLSAQYITFASLAGAGDHIVASANLYGGSITQLDVTLRRFGVDTTFVQSSDPADYAAAITDRTKLVFAETVANPSGEIADIEGLAEVAHAAGLPLIIDSTIATPYLNRPFEWGADIVIHSATKFLGGHGTTLGGVVVESGRFDWHTSKFPLFGEPVPSYGGLQWSGNFGEYAFLTRLRAEQLRDIGPSLAPHSAFLLAQGVETLPYRIQAHVDNARAVAEWLDADPRIEKVFWAGLPEHPHHDRALKYLPKGPGSVFSFVVKGGRAVGQTFIESVNLASHLANIGDAKTLVIHPASTTHAQLSEQQLLDAGVLPGVVRISVGIEDVDDIIYDLDQALTIAVEEANAA
- a CDS encoding class I SAM-dependent methyltransferase codes for the protein MAFDWSQFYEEQGGRGVRPTFQSALEAWDGPPGAAIDLGCGDGVETRNLAENGWRVLAVDSDAGVEERVRAGLSPDASQRVTVRRSSFEKLGELPAADLVYAGFALPFCDESHFPYLWADIREALPPGGLFAGELFGPHDQWAGRPGMSFHSRAQVEGMLTGMEVVQLVEDDRRGMSFEGPKHWHVFHIVARA
- a CDS encoding BTAD domain-containing putative transcriptional regulator, with translation MQSAPPPPRVAVLGPVLVEDRAGALTEPAGALGKSLIVALVLARGVATVPSLVEDLWDDAPPRQERAALQTLVSRVRTTSADGLLESTPSGYTLAVPPEQTDLGLARRALERAAAALRSGDAVAAETEASAGLALWRGEPGAELGGTPLADALNRTAAALYDDLLLARARARRAGGHPADALSDLQPLLERRPLDETVRREQLRSLADAGRRSDALLAFAEFKEALLDRLGTRPGPELVALNAELLASDEQERPSAPRRVRVGLRSAPNALVGREYDLQAVEDLVATSRLTTILGAGGLGKTRLAQEVGNRALHTPAVIVVELASVRSGEDVELAFASTLGIREARAARPTDPGAQLDLRSRILGLLSERETLLIVDNCEHIVDAAAAFVQDILDSTTNVRVLATSRAPLAIGAERVYPLDSLKSTDGEAGRLSDAQYGPAVALFVERARAARPGAVLPLEVVARLCDRLDGVPLAIELAAARTRSLSVDEIERRLGNRFVLLTGGERTAPERHRTLLAVIEWSWNLLGTSEQALLRRLSHFPDGFSADAAEAVAGSGAPSVLDDLDALVAQSLVAVTEDRTTGLLRYRMLETVREFGDRELVAAGEQDDVVAGMDAWAVSFSRDALTTMHGREQVPTFQRVTAEQDNLVAVLRSALDDGRTDTAAVVFAALSYYWSLRSAHSEVLGFGAPMMEALKGWEPTGELREAVAACYTVIGGTFLFVDLRTSARAISRLRRMRRTEPFADPRLDALAALVLHAGRAEEGFALLGEYAASSDPERAAMGNLLTAQMRENAGDLDAALAAGTKAWTNAQAAGDAWSLASSAQSLAQSHSQLAHPDEALEWAQRAYDQMALLQADGDLRQLDWLIAINAISSGDTARGRRLRERYLSVEVDRTGFDYADYYAIGYAGMAEIALAEGDHAEAVRLYGQALAAFQDAPISRGAALNPWLTMLGAAALVARLRVHAESPEIVDWAETDAAAAALRMRTLVNARINPPYVDRPVIGSGLVGYAAWMLDPRTAAERHRDGWVASGLSLFALAGRANARQDVASLHRDALAARIAEAWGRDRLDAALAEVATLAPEDAVTRGLALLSDVRGRVPTT
- a CDS encoding CoA-binding protein; this translates as MTTATTDDTTQVQLANGLSCALPSDSPLAKLLKTQRTWVGPDAKERLKILRGAKSIAIVGASANPARSSYFVGTYLQQSSDYRVYFVNPNADTILGEKAYPDLASLPEVPDIVDVFRKPSDIPAVIDEALAVGAPTVWVQLGIWNQEAAEYGESKGLTVVMDRCVKIEHARFHGGLHLLGFDTGQITARKTLR
- a CDS encoding ABC transporter permease; the protein is MSAIATITPPSERRLKNHVSISQTLANTLTMARRGLLKIKRTPEQLFDVTLQPIIFTVMFAYLFGGALAGSVEAYLPQLIPGILVQTVITTSVVTGVQLREDMDKGVFDRFKSLPIARIAPLSGALLADTLRYTIATTITFVVGFFMGYRPAAGLGYVVLAALLVIACAWAISWIFAFFGVIARTAGSVQGISFLVLFPLTFFSNAFVSPTTLPSWLEWFVNINPVSHLVTAVRDLANNGTFGVDGWIALAGAAVIVAVFAPLTVRAYMRKA